The nucleotide sequence CCATGATCCTGCGGTGTCTGGGGGGCAGCTCGGCTATGGCGCTCTCGATGAAGACGTCCTCCTCCACCTTCTCGTAGGCCACGTCGTATGCTCCCACGCAGGCGCCCAGCGTCTCGCCGCCCTCTTCGCCGCGCGAGGCGTCCAGAGAGAACATGCCGCTGTTGCGCTGCGCCGCCAGCACCTCTATGATCTCCTCCTCGCCCGCGCCCAGCCTCTCCGCCAGCATGGCCACGTCCGGCTCCTTGCCCTCCTGTTCCATCTGGCGCCAGGCGGCCATGACGCGCTGCCTCAACTCGCGCAGGGGGCGGGGCAGCCGGATGAGCTCCAGGTGGTCCCGGTAATGTTTCTTCAGTTCGCCCTCGATGGTGGGATAGGCGAAGGTGATGAAGGATACCCCGCGCCTGGGGTCGAAACGGTGCAGGGCCTTCATGAGCCCCAGCGCCGCCAGCTGGAAGGCGTCCTCGTAAGGGAGGCGGTCCGAGCTGTACCGGTGTGCGAAACGGTGCAGCAGGTCCTCGTACTTCGCGACGAACCTCTCCGTCGCCCTCGCATCGCCGCCTGTTCTTATGCGCTCCAGGAGCGTCTCTTCGCTTTCCTCTCCCGGCTGTCGGCTCACTTTTCCCTTCCCGCCCATATCCAGGACCTCCCTGCAGCGTTGTTTTCCTCTCCCGACCCTTGCGCGCTTCCCGCCTTGGTATCCCTTCCCGGCCCTTCCCGGCGTCCCTTATGTCGGCTTTGCCGGTTTTCTTCCGATTCCCGTCCCTACCGGGCGCCTTTATGCGAGTAAACAATGAGCCGGCCTTCTTCTTCCATGATCTTGCGCATGTCAGGGCGGTAGGCGACAGCAGGACGGCATGCGCCTTCACTGACCTTGAGGATCGTCCCGGACCCGGCCCGGCCGTTCACTGACCCCTGCGCCCCGCCTCCCTTTATATGGATCTCGATACCCTTTTTATCCCTGTATCCTCATATCCTCATATTCTTATCACAAGGTCGCTGAGGGGATAGGACATGCAGGGGTGTATGAAGCCCGCCTTCTCATCCACCCAGCGCTTGAGCACCCTCTGCGGTGCGAAGACCCTCCCCTCCCGCAGCCGCGTGCGGCACACGCTGCACTCGCCGGAACGGCAGATGGCTTCCACCACCAGCCCCGCCCTCTCCATGGAGTTCATGAGGGGCTCCCCGGCGCGGGCCGGGAAGGTCCTGCCGCTGCGCTCTTCGCGCACCTGGAAGACGGTATCGGGGTCCGTGCCCGGCCAGCCGGGTTCCGCGGTGACGTCGGCAGGAGGCCCGTAGGCCTCTCGGCGTATCCTGCGCCGCGGCACCCCCAGGGAGAGGAGGGCTTCCTCGCAGAGGGCGTACATGGGCGCGGGGCCGCACAGGTAGAAGGTCTTGCCCGCAACCTCACCCACCAGCTCTCGGATGGTCCCCGCGTCCAGCAGGCCGCACCTTCCCTCGTAACCCTGCGGCGGCTCCGAGATGACCAGGTCGCAGGTGAACCACGGGTGTTCCGCTGCGAGCTCCCGGAGTTCGTCGCCGAAGATGACGTCCTCCGGGTCCCGGCAACCGTAAAGGAGGTGCATGGTGAGTCCCGTTCCCCTCTCCGCCGCCTCGCGGATCATGGAGGCGAAGGGGGTGATGCCGCTGCCCCCGGCAAGGAACACCAGGTCATCCGTGTCCAGGAGCGGTTCATGGAAAAAGCTACCAGATGGTCCCGTGGACTCGAGGACATCGCCCACCTTCACCTCGTCCAGTAGAAAGTCGGAGACGAACCCCCCGGGCATGCGGCGCACGGTCAGGTCCCAGTGATCCTTCCCCGGAGGGGATGAGATGGAGTAAGGGCGGGAGGTCGCCACGCCGCCTATCTCGCAGAAGAGGTTGACGTACTGGCCGGCGCGGAAGCCCGGCAGGACGCCTTCCGCCGCCGTCATGCGCAGGGTCCTTGTGCTCGCGGTCTCGGGTATGACCTCGCTGACCCTGAGCCTCACGCGGTCCGGGTGCAGTCCCGCGAGGGCCCGCTCTACCCGCAGCAGGGGACTCTCCACGACCTCCGCCCCTTCCGCCTGCTTGGTCACCTCCTCCCTCAGTTTTTGCATGTCCTCCGCGGTGGGGCCGCCCCTCTCCAGGTCGCGCAGCACCCTGCCCGCGGTGAGGAACCCGGAATAGAGGGAGGGCTCGTAGCCGCCCCCGATGTTAACCCAGGCACCGGAGAAATAGAGCCCCCTTAGCGGGCCCTCGGCCGGCATGCGCACTATACCGCTGCCGGTGAAGGTCTCGTCGAACCCGATGATGCTACCCGCCGGGTTGCGGGAATAGCGCATGTTGGTGAGGGGGGTTGCCACCTCGATGACCTCCATGTGGTCGCGCAGGCCGGGGGCGACGTGCTCCGCCAGCTCGAGGGCGCGCTCCGCCACCCGTCGTTTGGTCTCGAAATAGCGCTCGGGCGGGAGCTTCAACCAGGGCTCCGCGAAGGCGATGAAGGTGCACACCAGCGAGGAGGTGCCCGGCGGGGAGAACTCGTCGTCCACCGTGTCGTAGGCGGTCACCGCGATATTCGAAGGCTCCATGATCTCGCCGGACCGCATCTTTTCCCAGCTGCCGTCCACGTCGTAACCCTCGCTGTAGAAGGTCTCGTGGTTGGCGAGTCCCAGGTCACGGTAGGAACAGTCCACGCCCAGGTAGAGATTGACGGTGGAGGCACCCCCGGACCAGGCGCCCAGCCTGCGCAGGTACCAGTCCGGCGTGTTCTCCCTGCCGATGAGCTCCAGGCACGTGAGGTAGGGGTTGGCGTTGCTCACCACTACCGGGCAGGCTATCTCCGTCCCGTCCTGCGCCACCACGCCCGTGACCCTGTCTCCCTCGACCAGGATGCGCCGGGCGCCGTTACGCAGCCAGACCTCGCCCCCCATCTCCTCGATGCGGTCCATGAAGGCCTGGGAGAGGGCCTGCGACTTCCCCCTGACGTGCCATGGCCCGAAGCGCACGTAGCTCACCGTCCCCAGGGCGTAGATGAGGAAGGAGAGGCGCGACGGCGGGTTGCAGTAGTAGCCGCAGATGACGTCGAGCACGGTCCGCGCCGCGGGGTCCTTGATGAGCGGGTCCCTCACCTCCTTGAGGCTGCGGCCGAAGTAGGCGAGCAGGGTAGGAAATTCTTCCGGGTTTTCCGCCACCATCTTCGTGCCCACGCGGTTGGCCCGCAGCGCCTCCTCCGCGAACCTGAACATGATGTCCGTGAATTCCCTTATCCCCTCGGCGTCGCGCGGGAAGCGCTCGCAGAGGACGGCTTCGTATTCCTCCCTGCCCTTGGGCAGGACGATGTCCACGTCGGGGAGCACGCAGCGGTAGAAGTCGGGGATGGGAAGGAATTCCACCTTCTCCGTTATCCCCAGCTCCTTGAACATCCTCCACAGGGGGCCGGGGTTTTTCTCGTCGCCCAGCCCGGAG is from Actinomycetota bacterium and encodes:
- a CDS encoding sigma-70 family RNA polymerase sigma factor, with amino-acid sequence MGGKGKVSRQPGEESEETLLERIRTGGDARATERFVAKYEDLLHRFAHRYSSDRLPYEDAFQLAALGLMKALHRFDPRRGVSFITFAYPTIEGELKKHYRDHLELIRLPRPLRELRQRVMAAWRQMEQEGKEPDVAMLAERLGAGEEEIIEVLAAQRNSGMFSLDASRGEEGGETLGACVGAYDVAYEKVEEDVFIESAIAELPPRHRRIMELRLRRGWTQARIARELKVSQMHVSRIIREAVELLRRGCDLESDIA
- a CDS encoding FAD-dependent oxidoreductase; the protein is MKDYDVVVIGAGLGGLATAAFLAKEGKRVLLLERHYVPGGYATSFLRGRFEFEVSLHELSGLGDEKNPGPLWRMFKELGITEKVEFLPIPDFYRCVLPDVDIVLPKGREEYEAVLCERFPRDAEGIREFTDIMFRFAEEALRANRVGTKMVAENPEEFPTLLAYFGRSLKEVRDPLIKDPAARTVLDVICGYYCNPPSRLSFLIYALGTVSYVRFGPWHVRGKSQALSQAFMDRIEEMGGEVWLRNGARRILVEGDRVTGVVAQDGTEIACPVVVSNANPYLTCLELIGRENTPDWYLRRLGAWSGGASTVNLYLGVDCSYRDLGLANHETFYSEGYDVDGSWEKMRSGEIMEPSNIAVTAYDTVDDEFSPPGTSSLVCTFIAFAEPWLKLPPERYFETKRRVAERALELAEHVAPGLRDHMEVIEVATPLTNMRYSRNPAGSIIGFDETFTGSGIVRMPAEGPLRGLYFSGAWVNIGGGYEPSLYSGFLTAGRVLRDLERGGPTAEDMQKLREEVTKQAEGAEVVESPLLRVERALAGLHPDRVRLRVSEVIPETASTRTLRMTAAEGVLPGFRAGQYVNLFCEIGGVATSRPYSISSPPGKDHWDLTVRRMPGGFVSDFLLDEVKVGDVLESTGPSGSFFHEPLLDTDDLVFLAGGSGITPFASMIREAAERGTGLTMHLLYGCRDPEDVIFGDELRELAAEHPWFTCDLVISEPPQGYEGRCGLLDAGTIRELVGEVAGKTFYLCGPAPMYALCEEALLSLGVPRRRIRREAYGPPADVTAEPGWPGTDPDTVFQVREERSGRTFPARAGEPLMNSMERAGLVVEAICRSGECSVCRTRLREGRVFAPQRVLKRWVDEKAGFIHPCMSYPLSDLVIRI